GAGACCCGTGACCACGATCAGCTCCGACAGGGAGAAGCCCTCGTCGCGTCCCACGAACCCGCGCATCCCGTCACCACCCCGCCGTGGCCAACGTGCCGGTCTCGGCCGGACCGTTGGGCCCCAGGACGTTCGAGAAGAGCGTCACGGGCTCGTTAGCCGCATCGTCCGGATACCCGAGAGGACGGACGACCGTGCGGACCTGGTGGTAGTACGGAGTCGGGTCGCCCTTGTTCCCCACCGCGGTGAAGAACGTGTACGAGTACGAGAAGCCCGAGCCCGAGACCACTTCCACCGCACCCGTCATCCGCGGCGACGTGCTCCTGTACAGGGTGGAGCTGATGCTCCCGTAGAGGAAAGCGGGCTCGGAGAGGTTGAGAGAGATGGTCGTGTTGCACACCCGGTTGGCCCCGTTGCCCTCGTAGACGTTGCGCCAGGTCCCTCTCAGCTCGGGCTTGCTGACGTAGACGACCGGCGGGGAGAAGCTCGTCGACTCCCTCTCCATCGGCGCCGGCCCGACAGAGCGGACCCAGGCGATGTGGCGGGAGAAGGCGGGGGTGATGTGGTCGAAGTACGTGGTCCCGACCCTGGTGCTCGGCAGCCCCTCGAGGCTCGGCGACTCGCCGTCGGCGCCCGTCAGCTGCTGCGTTATCACGTCGTAGCTCGCGGCGGGATCGGAGCCCTTGTACGCGATCGGCCAGGAGACCCTCACCAGGTCGGAGCGCATCGGCTCCGCGGTCGGCGTCGTCGCGACGGCGGGGGGGCCGGTGTCCAGCAGGATCTGGCGCTGGACGTAGCCGCGCTGGCTCATGTTGTCCCACGCCTCGATCCGGAACGTGCGCACGCCGTCCTGCCATATCCTCCTGGTCGTCCCGTCCTGCAACTCCTCTTGGGCCCAGGGGTCGAAGAAGAAGCTCAAGCCGGTGACCGAGGGTTCCATGACCGTCCAGTACGCGGAGCCGCCCGACGAGTCGCGCAACTCCCGGCCGTCGCACATGAACGTCACGTGGTGCAGCACCGCGTTGGGCATCTCCGTGCGAGCGTCGCCGTATATCCACGCACCGTGCTCGTCGATCACGTCGGTGCTCGCCGGCGACCCCGGAGCGAACTCCACGATCGGCGGCAGCTTGTCGCCGGCGCCCCCTCCGGGGCGGATGAACGTCTCGGTCTCGAAGGCGAAGGACTGCCCCCCGCCCACCGGCCGCGACGACGCGGAGATGTGGAGCCGCTTGTAGTCGGTCGTGCCGGCGATGTTGGGGTCGTCCACCCACGTGACCGTGGGGGTGATGATGACGGAGTACCCGCTGTCGGCGACCGTGGTCTCCACGGGCAGCGTCCCGGGGATCGAGCCGCCGGCTCCGCCGACGACGCCGATGTCGTCGTAGGGGAGTCGCCTGACCCGCTCGACGTAGGCCTGGACCTGGTTGACGGTTATCACGTTCTGCTTGGACTGGACACCCATACGGGTGGACGTGGCCATCAGCGTGAGGACGCCGCTGACGGCGATGAACAGCACGACGGTCGCGAAGAGGATCTCGATCAGCGTCATGCCCGCTTCGCCGCGCCAGGCGCCCTTCGTTCCCCGCATCGCGCCACTCCCTCAGCATGCCGAATCAAGCCGTCTCTCGGCTCCTGTACTCGGTATCGGCAGGGGTGCGGAAGCACTTGACGCGCGAGTTCGACCCGGTATCCCCGGTCACCGTCGGCGGCCGGGCGGCTCAGCCGAGGGCCACGAGCGAAGCGTACCAGCGTACCAGCGAGGGACCGGCCAGGGCCGCGGCGACCCCGCCCAGAGCGAGGAACGGCCCGAAGGGGATCCTCATCGCGGAGACGGGCTCACCGGAGCGGATCGCGAGCGCCACGCCGGCGACGGAGCCCGCCAGGCTGCCAGCCACGAGCGCCAGCAGCGCGTACGCCCCGAGGAACGGTCCCATGGCCGCCAGCAGTTTCACGTCTCCCATCCCGAAGCCCGCCCGTCCGCGCACGGAGGCGTACAGCGCGGCGATCCCGAGGCTCAACCCCCCGGCCGCCGCCGCGCCACCCACTGCGGCGAGCAGCGGGGAGGCGAAGACGCCCGAGGCCGCGACGCCTACCAGGGGGGCGACCGGCCGACCCGTGAGCTCCGAGGCAAGAGCCGCCGCCGCGCCCAGAGCGGCAAGCAGCGCGACGATCGCGTTGGGCAGGCGCATGGTGTCGAAGTCGATGAACGAGAGCACGAGCAGCGCCCAGAAGAACACGGCGGCGACCAGGCCGCGCGGACCCGGCCCGTACGCGGCGGCGGCCGCCAGCCACAGCACGGCGGACAGAGCCTCGACCACCGGGTACCTGGCGGAGATGGGGGCCGAGCAGTCCCGGCAGCGGCCGCGCAGCGCCACCCACGACAGCACCGGGACGTTGTCGTGCCAGCGCACGGCCGCTCCGCAGGCGGGGCAATGCGAGCCCGGGAAGACCACCGACTCCCCCCGGGGGAATCGCCAGACCACCACATTGCCGAAGCTGCCGAAGAGCAGCCCGACGACGGCGTAGAGCGCGAACCAGAACGACTGGGAAGGGAGCATGGGTCCTCTCTCCGGGCCGGTACCGGCCGCTCCCAGAGTACCGGGAGCATCTCTCCTGAGGAAGGCCGGAACGAAGAAGAGGCCGGCGGCAGCCGCCGCCGGCCTCCATCCTCCGAGCTGACGGATCCTAGAAATGCAAGTGCTCCACGTTGTTGTCCAGGGGCACCCAGCCGCCCTGACCGTTGTCGCCGGTCACGGTGCCATCGCCGTCGGTACTGTAGATACCGCCACCTGGGGCCGGACATCTCGGGTCGACCTTGATGTAGTCGGTCACGAGCGGAAGGCCGGTGATGTCCTGCGCCGCCCAGACGTTCAACGGGGTCGCGGCCTTCCACTGCTCGATGGCGCCCTCGATCGTCCGCTGGTTCGAGTGGCACGTGCGCAGGCGGGCGCTCGCCGAGGCCGCGTTGAACACGGGGATGGCGATAGCGACGAGGATACCGATAATGAGCACTACGACCATCAGCTCGACGAGGGTGAAGCCCTCGTCCCTCTTCCTGAACATCTTCATCAGATGTCCACCTCCCTCTTCCTCCCTTTCGGGACTAGGGGCTGCCGGCGGCAGCCGTCTTCCACCTGGGGTATCGGAGCAGCCCGACGGGGTCTTTAGCGCGAGGGCGCACAGAGGGCCCGTCCTGTGACGCCGGTCACCGGGAGGGGTCAGTTGACGAGCGTGATGATGTTGAACATCGGCATGTACAGCGCGATGACCATGCCGCCCACGACCACGCCGAGGGTCGCCATCATCAACGGCTCGATGAGCGAGGTGAGCCCGTCCACCGCGGCGGAGACCTCCTCGTCGTAGAAGTCGGCGATCTTGACCAGCATCGCGTCCAGCGCGCCGGTCTCCTCGCCCACCGCGATCATCTGAACGAGCATCGCGGGGAAGACCGTCGACTCGCCGAGCGGCTTGGCGATCGTCTCGCCCTCCTTGATCGCACCGCGCGTCTTCTTCACGGCCTGGGCGACGATCTCGTTGCCGGCCGTGTCGGCCACGATGTCCAGCGCGGAGAGGATCGGCACGCCGGCCGAGACGAGGGTGCCGAACGTCCGGGTGAACTTGGCGAGCGAGATCTTGCGCGCGAGCGCCCCGAAGACGGGCATCCGGAGCTTGACCCCGTCCCATATCAGCTTGCCCTGCGGGGTGGATGCCCACCACCTGAAGGCCAGCACGAGCCCGACCGCTCCCACGGCCGCGAAGACGCCGCCGATCCCGGCGACGAAATCCGAGATGCCCACGAGGATCTGCGTGGGCAGGGGCAGTTCCCCGCCCATGTCGGCGAACATCTTCTGGAACGTGGGGACGACGAAGACCATCATCGCCACGAGGATCACCAGCACGAGGCCGCCCATCGCCACCGGGTACGTCATCGCCGACTTGATCTTGCCCTTCAGCGCCTGCTCGCGCTCGAAGTGGTCCGCCAGGCGCAGGAGCACGTCGTCGAGCACACCGCCCGTCTCCCCGGCGCGGATCATGTTGATGAAGATCGGCGGGAAGACCTTGGGGTGCTTGGCCAGGGAGTCGGAGAGCGACTGGCCGGCCTCCACGTCCCTGCCGACCTGCACGATGACGTCCTTCAGCCCCGCGCTCTCGGTCTGGCTGCCCAGGATGCTCAGGCACTTGGTGAGCGAGAGGCCGGCGTTGATCATGGTGGCGAACTGGCGGGAGAAGATGGTGATGTCCTTGGGCTTGACGCCCGTGCCGATCCTGATCTGGCCCACGTTGGCCAGCGCGCCCTGCTCCTTCAGGTCCAGGATGATGAAGCCCATCTCCCTGAGCTTCGCGCCCACCGCGTCGCGGCTCTCGCCCTCCAGCGTCCCTTTGCGGATCTGGCCGGTCTTGTCCCTGACGGAGTAGATGAAGGTGCTCGCCATCGGTCCTCTCCCTGTTCGTCCTCGCCCCTAGGCCCTCTTGCCGACGTGCTGCTTCAGCACGGAGGGATCCATCGAGTGCTGCATCGCCGTCTCCAGCGTGACGGCTCCTCGCCCATATAGTTCGGCAAGAGAGAGGTCCATCGTTACCATCCCTTGCTGAGCGCCGGTCTGCATCACCGTGTCCAGCTGGTGGGCCTTGGCCTCCCGGACGAGGTTGCGGACGGCGGATGTCGCCGAGAGGGTCTCCACCGCGACGATCCTCCCGCGCCCGTCCGCCGTCGGCAGGAGCTGCTGGCTCACGACGCCCTGCAGGCTCGACGAGAGCTGCACCCGGACCTGCTGCTGCTGGTGCGGCGGGAAGACGTCCACGATACGGTCTATGGTCTGCGCGGCGCCCTGGGTGTGCAGCGTCGCCAGCACGAGGTGCCCCGTCTCCGCGGCGGTGAGCGCGGCCGCTATCGTCTCCAGGTCGCGCATCTCTCCGATGAGGATGACGTCGGGGTCCTGCCGCAGGACGTGCTTCAGGGCGGTGGCGAAGCTGCGCGTGTCCGAGCCGATCTCCCGCTGGTTGACCATGGAGCGCTTGTGCTGGTGCAGGTACTCGATGGGATCCTCGATCGTCACGACGTGCAGTTCGCGGTGCGTGTTGATGTGGTCGATCATCGCTGCCAACGTGGTGGACTTGCCCGACCCGGTGGGGCCGGTGACGAGCACCAGGCCCCGCGGCTTCATCGAGAACTCCTCCAGGACCCTCGGCAGTCCCAGCTCGACGAAGGAGCGGATCTCCTTGGGGATGAGGCGGAACGCGGCGCCGACGCTCGCCCGCTGGTAGTACGCGTTGACGCGGAAGCGCGCCACGCCGGGCACGGAGTAGGCGAAGTCGATCTCCCGATTGCGCTCGAGTCCCTCGCGCTGCTCCTGCGTCATGACCGAGTACACGAGGTCCTTCGTCGCGGACTGGGTCAGCCCCTCCCCGTCCGCCGGCTGAAGCGCCCCGTGGACCCGCAGCACGGGGGGCAGCCCCACGCTGAGGTGGAGGTCGGAGCCGGCTCGGTCGTTGAGCATCACGAGCAGGTCGTTCAAGTCGTACATGGGCCCCCCTGCGTCCGTGTCAGACGATCACTCGGCATATCTCCTCGATGGAGGTCTGGCCGAGCCGCGCCTTCTCGAGCCCGTCCTGCCGCAGGGTCAGCATGCCCTGCTCCGTCGCTACGCGCTTGATCTCCTCGGCGGAGGCCTCCTCCACGGTCAGGCGCCGGATCTCCTCGGTGATGAGCATGACCTCGTGCACGCCCATGCGGCCACGGTAACCGGTGTTGCCGCACTTC
The nucleotide sequence above comes from Coriobacteriia bacterium. Encoded proteins:
- a CDS encoding type II secretion system F family protein gives rise to the protein MASTFIYSVRDKTGQIRKGTLEGESRDAVGAKLREMGFIILDLKEQGALANVGQIRIGTGVKPKDITIFSRQFATMINAGLSLTKCLSILGSQTESAGLKDVIVQVGRDVEAGQSLSDSLAKHPKVFPPIFINMIRAGETGGVLDDVLLRLADHFEREQALKGKIKSAMTYPVAMGGLVLVILVAMMVFVVPTFQKMFADMGGELPLPTQILVGISDFVAGIGGVFAAVGAVGLVLAFRWWASTPQGKLIWDGVKLRMPVFGALARKISLAKFTRTFGTLVSAGVPILSALDIVADTAGNEIVAQAVKKTRGAIKEGETIAKPLGESTVFPAMLVQMIAVGEETGALDAMLVKIADFYDEEVSAAVDGLTSLIEPLMMATLGVVVGGMVIALYMPMFNIITLVN
- a CDS encoding type IV pilus twitching motility protein PilT, which encodes MYDLNDLLVMLNDRAGSDLHLSVGLPPVLRVHGALQPADGEGLTQSATKDLVYSVMTQEQREGLERNREIDFAYSVPGVARFRVNAYYQRASVGAAFRLIPKEIRSFVELGLPRVLEEFSMKPRGLVLVTGPTGSGKSTTLAAMIDHINTHRELHVVTIEDPIEYLHQHKRSMVNQREIGSDTRSFATALKHVLRQDPDVILIGEMRDLETIAAALTAAETGHLVLATLHTQGAAQTIDRIVDVFPPHQQQQVRVQLSSSLQGVVSQQLLPTADGRGRIVAVETLSATSAVRNLVREAKAHQLDTVMQTGAQQGMVTMDLSLAELYGRGAVTLETAMQHSMDPSVLKQHVGKRA
- a CDS encoding type II secretion system protein; this encodes MKMFRKRDEGFTLVELMVVVLIIGILVAIAIPVFNAASASARLRTCHSNQRTIEGAIEQWKAATPLNVWAAQDITGLPLVTDYIKVDPRCPAPGGGIYSTDGDGTVTGDNGQGGWVPLDNNVEHLHF
- a CDS encoding prepilin peptidase; translated protein: MLPSQSFWFALYAVVGLLFGSFGNVVVWRFPRGESVVFPGSHCPACGAAVRWHDNVPVLSWVALRGRCRDCSAPISARYPVVEALSAVLWLAAAAAYGPGPRGLVAAVFFWALLVLSFIDFDTMRLPNAIVALLAALGAAAALASELTGRPVAPLVGVAASGVFASPLLAAVGGAAAAGGLSLGIAALYASVRGRAGFGMGDVKLLAAMGPFLGAYALLALVAGSLAGSVAGVALAIRSGEPVSAMRIPFGPFLALGGVAAALAGPSLVRWYASLVALG